A window of the Candidatus Nitrosotalea okcheonensis genome harbors these coding sequences:
- a CDS encoding MarC family protein encodes MVQDFLGDLGKAVITLLVVIDPIASIPIIMGLTGKMERKQRTSILNVTIITVAILLFVFAFIGSSILSTFGISIFSFMIAGGVLLFLVSIQLLTHGDWTFGNQTLHDESGVVPLAFPLLAGPGALTLVILSFETYGILITVLSIIIVLGITYAILRSVDPIYKLLGKRGSLIITRIFAIIIAAFAVQFVIDGIKQVFH; translated from the coding sequence ATGGTACAAGATTTTCTAGGCGATCTTGGCAAGGCCGTCATCACACTACTTGTAGTAATTGATCCAATTGCCAGTATACCTATTATCATGGGTCTCACTGGTAAAATGGAAAGAAAACAAAGAACATCAATTTTAAACGTAACAATAATAACAGTTGCAATTCTACTCTTTGTTTTTGCATTTATTGGATCTTCGATTCTTTCAACATTTGGAATTTCAATATTCAGTTTTATGATTGCAGGAGGCGTGCTTTTATTCTTGGTATCCATTCAATTACTGACACACGGAGACTGGACATTTGGCAACCAAACCCTGCATGATGAATCCGGCGTTGTTCCATTAGCTTTTCCACTACTTGCAGGTCCTGGAGCACTGACTTTGGTAATACTATCCTTTGAAACCTATGGCATACTGATAACTGTACTTTCAATCATAATTGTACTGGGCATAACGTATGCAATATTGCGCTCAGTTGATCCAATCTACAAGCTTCTTGGAAAAAGGGGTTCATTGATAATAACAAGAATATTTGCAATCATAATAGCAGCTTTTGCAGTACAATTTGTAATTGATGGCATAAAGCAAGTATTTCATTGA